A stretch of Mustela nigripes isolate SB6536 chromosome 6, MUSNIG.SB6536, whole genome shotgun sequence DNA encodes these proteins:
- the LOC132020609 gene encoding protein S100-A10-like: MPSQMEHAMETMMFTFHKFAGEKGYLTKEDLRVLMEKEFPGFLENQQDPLAVDNIMKDLDQCRDGKVGFQSFFSLIAGLTIACNDYFVVHMKQKRKK, encoded by the coding sequence ATGCCATCTCAAATGGAACATGCCATGGAAACCATGATGTTCACATTTCACAAGTTTGCTGGTGAGAAAGGCTACTTAACAAAGGAGGACCTGCGAGTACTCATGGAAAAGGAGTTCCCTGGATTTTTGGAAAATCAGCAAGACCCTCTGGCCGTGGACAACATAATGAAGGACCTCGACCAGTGCCGAGATGGCAAAGTGGGCTTCCAGAGCTTCTTCTCACTAATCGCAGGGCTCACCATTGCATGCAATGACTATTTTGTAGTACacatgaagcagaagagaaagaaatag